The DNA window AACAAGTTAAAAGCCATatagaaacaacaaaaaaaaggtCTCTCTCCTTCAAGAAACAACAAAGAGAAAGTTTGATCTAGCAAGGGACAACCCTCTAAAACACCGATTATCAAAGATGGTATTAGCtaataaaattacaagattaaACTTCTTCTTCTTAGGTCTAATGTGCATTTTCATTCCAACATCAAGTTATGATTGTATAAACAAAAGAAGGCTAATTAGCtctatattgaattgaattgaagcaACAATTTGGATCTTAAAAGCCTCGGTATAATTTATCTACAAtcatgaaacaaagaaaaaaatactcATTCCAGGTGAAAAATTATCATCAATGACTTGAGAGACCCAACCTTTTTGGAATTAAATTTAGCAAATGGTTCACcaaatatttttacatcatgcTGCGATGGATGAGGCCAATGCCTTTTCATTCTTatcattgttttctttttcttggcCAACACTATCATCTTCATTCTCGAGAGATTTCACATTCACATCCACAATCTTTGCATCTCCGATATCGTTAATGTCTTTAGCTGCATCTCCGTCGCCGACGCTAGCAACTTTCGCGGTGTTATTACCATACAAGCAACCAAATACCATCCTGAACCCGAATGCCCTCGACATCAACCTGTACACTGCGGTTAGGATCCAAAATACCCAAGGTGTGCTAATGAAGATAAAACCAAGGACAGGGAGCAATTTTGAGGATTGAAATTCGGGGACGAAAATATAACACAAAAGGCAACCGCCTCCGGCGAGGACGCATATGAACAAGATGCAAGAGATGGCCCATATGTAAGTGCAGCTAGCAACTTGATCTGGTTCAGACATTTGAGAAATGTACAAAGAAAGGAATTATTATATATGATTATTACAAACAAATATGAGTATCTCCCCGTCGTGCTGATGAACCATGCTTTAGACTAATGGGATCGAAAGGACCCATTAGAGATGGGATTTTGCCTAGGTTGTTATGTTGTTGTTGCAGGCTGGATGAACTATGGTGGGATTCTCCGAAGTTACGCATGTTCAAATATTTGTTTACGTAAAACATGGTTCATTTTTGTCAAATTTACAAGGTGGGAATGTGGATTAAGAGAGAGAATGACAACGTGTTTggtttatatttttgttatatggTTGATGCTCACCTTTCTAAGACCgtacatatttaaaattattaaattcaacaTTAGGCTTCCCAAGCTTGACCGTCAACCCAAATCCAAATGTTCAAGTCCATGAAAGataatatctatattttttaaaaaattaataatgataacattttgtaattatattttaaagtatCAAAAAATATtcgagataaatattaaatttatacataaattttgatacgatttataatgttatacattaacctaaatttggtgtatttatatatattaaaacttaattttaattcaattttcatattttattcatcttgtTATCTATATGGCACAGTCTTTTTTGAAATCAGGTATAAATTATTGGCACAGTCTTTTTTGAAATCAGGTATAAATTATTGACATAATATtttattagattaaaaaaataaagaaattaaattaatttattttcacttaggttaaaaaataaatatgcttGAAGAAAAGGTATTTTATTTTCCTAAAAAAActgtttttcctttttaaattagGTGAAAATAATTGTCTCGCTTTCGTATGAGTGAAAGAGTATCTATTCAATGGAATGACAGTTATACAATTAAAAAACGCCTATGTAACTCCAACAAATTACACGTACTATAATATCCCTTTAATAATCTATACATTACATGCCCGACTCAACTGctgtttcaatttttcatttattttagaataatttgaTAACAAAtaaattcaagaaaaaatattaaataaaagattaaaataattttttatagataGTTGGattcaaataattcattataaataaaGTTGAATTCCAATAAACAAAGTACCTAACGCCATAGATAGCGAATCCCAAATCAGCAGATCGGGAAAAAATGGCAGGATTGTTCGACCAGCAAGCAGATCTTTACTTAGACGCAAGGCCAACGTATCCCTTCCAGTGGTATTCTATGCTTGCCGCTCGCACTCTCCACCGCTCTCTGGCTTGGGATGTGGGCACAGGCAATGGTCAAGCTGCTATTGGTGTCAGTACTATTTCCTAAGTTTCCAAATTACTTTACTGGGTAAAAGAAACCCAATAGgttatgtttttttatgtttaattttccAGGTTGCTGAGCATTACGAGCAGGTGATCGGCACTGATGTGAGTGAGGCCCAATTACAACACGCAATACCGCACCCAAAGGTAAAATATCTCTACACTCCGTTGTCAATCTCCGACGAGGAATTGCTATCTTCAATCGGAGGTGAAAACTCAGTCGATTTAATCACGGTGGCTCAAGCAGTCCACTGGTTTGATCTACCAAAGTTCTACTCTCTGGTAACCAGACTTCTACGGAAGCCCGGCGGTATCGTCGCCATCTGGTGCTACAACGACATCGCCGTTAGCCCAACATTTGATCCCGTAATGAAGCGGTTCCACGACACCAGGCTTCCTTATTGGAACCCCAACATTCAGTACGTTTTTTATGGGTATAAAACACTGCCTTTTCCATTTGAAAGTGTTGGTTTGGGATCTGAAGGGCAGCCATTGGCGTTGGACATACCTAAGAAACTGTCGTTCGAGGGATTGTTGAGAATGTTGAGATCTTGGTCGGCGGTTGTTACAGCGAAAAATCAGGGCGTTGATTTGTTGTCTGAAAATGTTGTGAAAGAATTGAAGAGTGCATGGGGTAGGTCTAATTTGGTTAGATCAATTGCTTACAAGGCTTTTATGCTTGCACGGAAAGTCAAACTATGATTTTCTTTGGGAATTATAAGACTGTAGCTTAAGCTGTTTACTGATAAATAGTTTACTTATGTCTTAAAATAGATAGTTTATGATATATCAgtaagaattaaataataaaataataatatttatgaaaaaaaggttttgaattaaggaaaattatttcattaggtgaaaaaattattttcataaaatgataATTAGCTAAAATTTAATTAGACACCAAGAACTGATAATTTAGGCTTAAATCTTTTTTTGAAATAAGTTTCAAATTGggctttattttaaaataaataaatgttacaCATAATATCCTAAAAAAAACAACCAACGAGCCCAATTAAAAAAATTGAGCCCAgcaaaagaaaactaaaagacaaaaattgaaaaaccaaATCTCctatagaaatgaaaaaggaaacaaaatctGATTCTAATAAATGTTTACTATTCTACCTGCCCAATCAGTCTTAAAAGACTACAAACGTCTTATCTCttcaattttatttacttttccaAGACGCTTGAGATTACTCTAGGGCTGCTGAAATAACTTTGATGTCTGCCCTTCTCTATACTCTCATCCCTTCATTTCTCGCTTTCTTCCTTCAATCTGGTTCTTTTGCCCTCCCAGTTTTTGCTTGGATTTCTGCCGCTTCAGGGACTCGGCCGATCAGGTAGGCTCCTCTACTACTCTTCAGCGCTTCATTTGCTAATATATGCGCAAGGTTGTTTGCTAATCTTGGGATATGCTCAAACCTACACTCCTTGAATTTAAGCAGAAGTTGACGAATATCATGTAAATACGCACTAATCAATGATTTATCGGGGCTTTTTGTTTTACATTTTCTTATTATTGATAAAGAATCCCCTTCAATAATAACTTTTTCCCACTGCATGTTAACGCCGACCTGGAGGGCTTTCCGACACGCTATTGCTTCCGCCCCAAAGGCTGAGGGAACTCTTTGATGAACCTCCGTACATGATAGAAGAACTGAACCCTCCTTATCGCGGGCCACAACCCCAATAGCCGCTTTACTTTGTCTACCGTCGTACGCTGCATCGAAATTGATTTTGACTACTTTGTCCACTGGCTTTGTCCATATTTTTACAGGTATGGAAGATTGCAACCTATTTTTACCAACTGCATCAAGATCTGAAATATAGCTATGAACAAATCTCCCTACTTCTTTTCCAGATTTACCATCTTTTTTATGCAATCTATTGTTCCTGTCTCCCCAGATGGCCCATACTGCAACACAAAAGATTCGATGTTGAGGAGTCGAGCTTTGTGAGAAAACCCAGGTTAGCCACTGTAGAAACCCCATTTGATTGTCTTGCAAAAACCTATGAAAAGATAACTCTCTCCATACTGCTATTGTAGCAGGACATTCCCGGAAGAGATGGTCCATAGTTTCAGTTCCTGAACTACAGCGAGGACATACTGACGTGTTCGTCAGTCTTCTAAGTAGCATATTAGCTCGCGTAGCTAGAAAATTCCAAGATATCTTCCAaactgtaattttaatttttgaaggaAGATCAAGTAGCCATAGTTTTCTGTAGAAGTCCTTGTAGTCATTTTGTAAAGCATAAGCTTCAGGGTTATTTTCAATgctttgtaatagtttataggcgctCCGTGTTGTGAACTCACCCGTCGTTTCAACGCTCCAAACTTGGAAATCTTCGTGCGGTGTTTCAGCTAGTGGGATACTGAGGATCTTCTCTGCTACATCCTCCGGAAAGGTATGCTCTACCAACTCTTGTTTCCATGTTCTGCTACTTGAATCAATTAGCTCTGCAACTTTACTATCATTCAAATTTGAACTTAAAACTGGTAATCTATCACGCGGTAAAACTGGAATCCAATAATCACGACTGATTGAAATTTTTGTACCTCGCCCCACCTTCCAACATAAGCCCTCTGCTAGGATGCCCTTAGCAGCCCAAATACTTTTCCATGTATACGATATATTATTCCCCAACTGTGAGTTTAAAAAATCAACACTTGGAAAATATTTCGCTTTTAATACTTGCGCAACTAAAGAATTTGGATTGTTTATAATACGCCATCCTTGCTTAGCTAAAAGTGAAACATTAAATTGAgccatatttctaaaatttaggCTTAAATCTTAATTATAGgtaaaattgttgattgagtattaatttttaatctcaaaataaatgaaaagtaaaaaaactaaaacgaagaagtcctatttcttcttctttccatCGCCAAACTCAAAATAAAGTCTAGGTGGGCACCGGGTACCGCTTGACAATAGAACATCTTCTATTATTCTTGACTTTTTACgaattttttcttcattttcaaactcttttttttcatttcatcactCAAGTCTCAAActttattgtttttaattcaatgtTTGTTACGATGATTTTAAATTAGTgtttttgtgtaaattgttgtttttttaattaaaagcaGAGAAAAATAACATTGCAATGGTATTTTTGCATGTTTCAAACTTATTTGAACAAAGcaaaaataaacatgtaaaaattttagttaattcgattaattgcCCAAATTAACTGAAATTGTTTTTATTGGTtaaaagattttgaaaaataattcgGTTTAGTTAATGATTAAGATTTTTATGGTTTCGGTTAATGGTAATTCGGTTCAGATATTAATTGAGTTAATTGTTTCAACACCCTCACCCATTGATGAGTAGAATAGCATATTTTAGATTCAAGTAGATTCAATTGTCAGTgtcagaaattgaaaaaaaaacttattttaattttggttcgTAGGTTTGTGACGTTTAAAGTTgttttataaacaaaaaaaattgagttgtagaagagaagggaatgagagctttcaattggtgcaAGCAGTATGAATAACGAATGTcatacaacaatgattttaacaacttagtaaattaaatgaaaatttttgaataattttgggattattttgtaactttttgaagttgagtgactaaaatgtaaagtttacTGATTTTAGTTGTAGTTTAACCTTAATATTTTGTAACAATTGAGATATTTATCTtttgggtaaactatcaaaataattatttttgtttgcttTAAATTACATtctagtcacttatgtttgaaatgttacgttttagtcacttgtATTATCATgctgtaacattttagtcactaagctgTTAATTATCGTTAACGCTAATGTGGcacattaaattatcatttcaaataaaaattttaggttaaattattacccttatattttatcattttgagcTTTTTCATTTGGTTCAGGATTTGAATCTGGTAACGGTTCCAATCCCATAAGCCTCGCAATTATGCTTGGTGGCTACCATTGTTTATTGTTGTCATCCTCCTCATCTTCGCGTTGGTTTGCAAATAATATGGAGGCATTCGCATGGATCTCGTGGGGCTTAAGGCTTCTTTTGGCATCAAAGACAACTCTGCTATCCAGAGAGAGCATCAGAACTTCCTTGAAAAATTTCCATGGCGACCTTGCGCTACTTTCTTTGTACTAAAAAACAGGAAGGGGGAAAGGTGACTTGCTCTAATTGCTATGCGTGGGAAGTTCTGATGCCGAATATCGGAGCTCGAATGTAACTAGAGATTGCTTCGAATGGTCTAGTGACGCTGCTGCTTGACCTTGTGGTTGCTTCTCTAATTCTCTCAATATTGTTGGTGTCTCAACGGTCTTCACTTGCTCCGTTTTCTTTTCATTCACcagaaacaaatttaaaaaaaagttgataaaataatacaaaccaacgtaaaaaagaagaagaagaagaaaatacagAGATCAAAAAATAAAAGTCAGTCGGTGTTTCCACAGGAAGGAGGCACTGAAACACCTCTAACCCGTGACCATCGTCGGATtggggttacgagacattaccgaaccaaaagtttaattctaattttaattaataaatggtaaaactaaaaaaaatgaatcatgcactgtgtttttatatatatttagcttagcaaaatcaaatataacaattcaaataaaccaaatttgcatgcttaacaatcaaattgaattagaggtgatcatgggccgggcggcccgacTTAACCTGACGGCCCGcttgaaatatgggagggttagggtaaaaatataggcctgaaatatgggtttgggcaaaaaaaagaggcccgtttagaaaacgggccgggcctcaggCACCACTTTTTGACCCGGGCCCGGcctgaatataataaatatatttttttaattttttttaattttgaaatatttttaaaatatgtttttttttattttttatttttaaaataaattttcggtgtttattaaaaaataagcCGGGctaggccgggctcgggcttaggaattttttcccAAGCCAGATCTagacaaaatttcaggcccatatttcgggccgagcAGGatcgggcccgggcctaggacaCGGGTCGAAATTTTTTTTGGGGGCCATGATCACCTCTAAATTGAATACATAGACTAACCATTCAAATATAATAAAGGTgtacattttatcaatttgaataaattaaaatttcactaTTCTTAGTCAAATATATAATCTTTCCATTTCCAAgaaacattatatatattcattaagaTAATATAACACTTAATCAAATTTCATAGTCAACCACACTTTTTGAATTAAACATGAAACAAATATAATCTATTTGAAAATACAATATTTCCTTATACCTATTTattaaatctcaaaattcttattcaacctatacataaattaatcaaatataaatacAACTTGAATAACAAATTATATTCttatactaataaatataataactaaCATGAATTTAACCCATGACCGAATATGCATAAACTAAAAcaccattttaatcaaaattaacaaaaGCTTCAAAACCAAGCATAACTATTAATGAATAAATCATGGTTAAACGAACCGAATGCAAGCATAAAGAAAATTAGGTCATTTCCACTTGGCTACCTATATAGAAACTAATCAAATTCATTAACAAACTCACACACATACAATTTAATATCATTTGATCCATAATCCAAGTACATTCAAACATTTACAAATCTTATAATCAAAATACAAATCTGAATCTATTTGCATCATTTTTAATTACCTATCACAAACTCTTACcatagccgaatatacatggcttatAATAAAATCATGTGATCAAACTAATTTGTCCTATTTAAAACCGAATGCAAACCCAAGCATAGAAATTTTCTTTACTAAATAATCGAGCTGAAGTGGCTAAACTAATACCTATTCGTCTATTGCATTATATACCTAAAATAAATCTAACATCAAACTAACCAAATTGATCATCCAATACCAATGCATATACGACATATCATTTACCTGTTTAAATACATATAATCGAACTATCTATTTAAATGCATGCGCACAAATGCTCATATTTAAACCATTTCCAAAGTCTATATTTCATTACATTACCATACAAACTAAGCATTTCATTtccgattatatatatatatcacttaaCCCATACCATATTATTACATGctataaaataaatatcaaatttataactATCGGCAATCACattaatttatcaaacatatacaCATATACTATCATTTAAAATCAACCCCACGAATTAAACATACCATTTGAAATTTCATATCCAAACCACAAATCCAAATCAATACACAATTGAACATGCAaacattcatttactttatcAATAACACTAAAGTAATTTACCTCTGACATCTACAAGTACACTTCCATttataaatcatataatatattgaCTTTACTAC is part of the Gossypium hirsutum isolate 1008001.06 chromosome D11, Gossypium_hirsutum_v2.1, whole genome shotgun sequence genome and encodes:
- the LOC121223667 gene encoding uncharacterized protein produces the protein MSEPDQVASCTYIWAISCILFICVLAGGGCLLCYIFVPEFQSSKLLPVLGFIFISTPWVFWILTAVYRLMSRAFGFRMVFGCLYGNNTAKVASVGDGDAAKDINDIGDAKIVDVNVKSLENEDDSVGQEKENNDKNEKALASSIAA
- the LOC107911685 gene encoding putative methyltransferase DDB_G0268948, coding for MAGLFDQQADLYLDARPTYPFQWYSMLAARTLHRSLAWDVGTGNGQAAIGVAEHYEQVIGTDVSEAQLQHAIPHPKVKYLYTPLSISDEELLSSIGGENSVDLITVAQAVHWFDLPKFYSLVTRLLRKPGGIVAIWCYNDIAVSPTFDPVMKRFHDTRLPYWNPNIQYVFYGYKTLPFPFESVGLGSEGQPLALDIPKKLSFEGLLRMLRSWSAVVTAKNQGVDLLSENVVKELKSAWGRSNLVRSIAYKAFMLARKVKL